In one Drosophila pseudoobscura strain MV-25-SWS-2005 chromosome X, UCI_Dpse_MV25, whole genome shotgun sequence genomic region, the following are encoded:
- the per gene encoding period circadian protein isoform X3 yields the protein MEGESTESTQNTKVSDSAYSNSCSNSQSQRSGSSKSMLSGSHSSGSSGYGGKPSIQTSSSDMAIKRNKEKSRKKKKAKCTQAQATISSSLEGAEEQPHSSSTACDQKILHVLATTQQLGDQPSSLDHKLGEQLEARHNCGVGKAEQPQSFSLPCPLSVSTLMPGIGVCHGGNAPGGKWEKTFESCKLDTGPAKTERVKEDSFCCVISMHDGIVLYTTPSITDVLGFPRDMWLGRSFIDFVHTKDRATFASQITTGIPIAESRCSMPKDARSTFCVMLRQYRGLQTSGYGVIGRSVNYEPFRLGMSFREAPEEERSDNYMVANSSNMLLVICATPIKSSYRVPEEIHSQRSPKFAIRHTAAGIISHVDSAAVSALGYLPQDLMGRSIMDLYHHDDLPVIKEIYESVMKKGQTAGASFCSKPYRFLIQNGCYILLETEWSSFVNPWSRKLEFVVGHHRVFQGPKICNVFETPPNSEPKIAEELQNKNTRIKEEIVNLLAEKVSRPSDTVKQEVSRRCQALASFMETLMDEVSRADLKLELPHENELTVSERDSVMLGEISPHHDYYDTSLSLHPWKSTRQKWGPRM from the exons ATGGAAGGCGAGTCAACAGAGTCCACACAAAACACCAAGGTGTCCGATTCGGCCTACTccaacagctgcagcaacagtcAGTCGCAGCGCAG TGGCAGTTCAAAGTCCATGCTAAGCGGTAGCCACTCGTCGGGCAGCAGCGGCTATGGGGGCAAGCCCTCAATACAGACTAGTAGCAGCGACATGGCCATAAAGCGCAACAAGGAGAAGTCgcgcaagaagaagaaggccaAATGCACACAAGCTCAAGCGACCATCAGTTCGTCGCTGGAGGGAGCCGAAGAGCAGCCGCACTCCAGCAGCACAGCCTGCGACCAGAAAATCCTGCATGTGCTGGCGACCACACAGCAGCTGGGCGACCAGCCGTCCTCGTTGGACCATAAGCTTGGCGAGCAGCTGGAGGCAAGGCACAATTGCGGGGTCGGCAAGGCGGAGCAGCCCCAGTCCTTTTCGCTACCCTGTCCCCTCTCTGTGTCCACCCTGATGCCGGGCATCGGCGTTTGCCATGGCGGCAACGCACCAGGCGGCAAGTGGGAGAAGACCTTTGAGTCCTGCAAGCTGGACACGGGCCCGGCTAAGACGGAGCGCGTGAAGGAGGACAGCTTCTGCTGTGTGATCTCAATGCACGACGGCATCGTGCTCTATACCACGCCCAGTATCACGGACGTGCTGGGCTTTCCGCGTGATATGTGGCTAGGCCGCTCCTTCATCGACTTTGTGCACACCAAGGACCGGGCTACGTTCGCCAGCCAGATCACCACGGGTATTCCCATTGCAGAGTCGCGCTGCAGCATGCCCAAAGATGCCAGGAGCACTTTCTGCGTGATGCTGCGCCAGTATCGGGGCCTACAGACCAGCGGCTACGGAGTGATCGGCCGGTCCGTGAACTACGAGCCCTTCCGCCTGGGAATGTCATTCCGCGAGGCGCCCGAGGAAGAGCGTTCCGACAACTACATGGTCGCAAATAGCAGCAACATGCTGCTCGTCATTTGTGCTACCCCCATCAAGAGCAGCTACAGAG TTCCCGAGGAGATCCATTCGCAGAGGAGCCCCAAATTCGCCATCCGCCATACGGCCGCCGGCATCATCTCGCACGTGGACAGCGCGGCGGTGAGTGCTTTGGGCTACCTTCCGCAGGACCTAATGGGCCGATCCATCATGGACCTCTACCACCACGATGACCTCCCCGTCATTAAAGAGATATACGAGTCTGTCATGAAGAAAGGCCAAACGGCCGGCGCCTCCTTCTGCAGCAAGCCCTATCGCTTCCTCATTCAAAACGGCTGCTACATCCTTCTAGAGACGGAGTGGAGCAGTTTCGTGAACCCTTGGTCACGTAAGCTCGAGTTTGTCGTCGGCCATCATCGTGTGTTTCAGG GTCCGAAGATATGTAACGTTTTCGAGACGCCGCCCAACTCGGAACCGAAGATCGCGGAGGAGTTGCAGAACAAGAACACACGCATTAAGGAGGAAATCGTGAATTTACTGGCCGAGAAAGTCTCTCGACCCTCGGACACGGTCAAGCAGGAGGTGTCGCGCCGGTGCCAAGCCCTGGCCAGCTTCATGGAGACACTTATGGACGAGGTGTCGCGTGCGGACCTTAAGCTGGAGCTGCCGCACGAGAACGAGCTGACTGTGTCAGAGCGGGACAGCGTCATGTTGGGTGAAATCTCGCCCCACCATGACTACTATGACA CAAGCCTGTCACTGCACCCGTGGAAGTCGACCCGCCAAAAGTGGGGTCCTCGGATGTGA
- the per gene encoding period circadian protein isoform X1 — translation MEGESTESTQNTKVSDSAYSNSCSNSQSQRSGSSKSMLSGSHSSGSSGYGGKPSIQTSSSDMAIKRNKEKSRKKKKAKCTQAQATISSSLEGAEEQPHSSSTACDQKILHVLATTQQLGDQPSSLDHKLGEQLEARHNCGVGKAEQPQSFSLPCPLSVSTLMPGIGVCHGGNAPGGKWEKTFESCKLDTGPAKTERVKEDSFCCVISMHDGIVLYTTPSITDVLGFPRDMWLGRSFIDFVHTKDRATFASQITTGIPIAESRCSMPKDARSTFCVMLRQYRGLQTSGYGVIGRSVNYEPFRLGMSFREAPEEERSDNYMVANSSNMLLVICATPIKSSYRVPEEIHSQRSPKFAIRHTAAGIISHVDSAAVSALGYLPQDLMGRSIMDLYHHDDLPVIKEIYESVMKKGQTAGASFCSKPYRFLIQNGCYILLETEWSSFVNPWSRKLEFVVGHHRVFQGPKICNVFETPPNSEPKIAEELQNKNTRIKEEIVNLLAEKVSRPSDTVKQEVSRRCQALASFMETLMDEVSRADLKLELPHENELTVSERDSVMLGEISPHHDYYDSKSSIETPPSYNQLNYNENLLRFFNSKPVTAPVEVDPPKVGSSDVSSTREDARSTLSPLNGFEGSGASGSSGHLTSGSNIHMSSATNTSNAGTGTGTVTGTGTIIATSGTGTVTCASGNMDANTSAAFNIAANTSAADNFGADTSAADTSGADTSAADNYAVDNYGPGNFGAENSCADNSGAENSCADNSGVDNSRPDNSGADNSAADNFGPDNSGADNSGADNSGPDNTGPDNSGAENSRAENSRAENSRADNSRPDHPRPDISGASNSRPDKTGPDKSGAENSASGSGSGTSGNEGPSSGGQDTRTTAGTPDSPPVSLTESLLNKHNDEMEKFMLKKHRESRGDRRTVEKNKNKTTNTIDSLKILEYSSTGPGHGTKRGGSYSWEGEGNKPKQQPTLNSVGVGTGAPEAPIPPVHPTHTTHTAIAQSSFSAQQSLFPTFYYIPATPLAASTPAPGALSPTPRNQKHHHHAHQHAPKVPDQASTSQQAAGPAAIPLQYVAGVMYPHPSLFYTHPAAAAATAMMYQPMPFPGIANAMQLPEQPSTSQSNYSKTVFSTQQVIVAPPTITTTTATTTPKTQGAFHSITPAQLQRPSSQDTSVKTEPASNATPSHSSNKKKANSPIASGIGDYNSNQACSRNRANVKKYTDSNGNSDDMDGSSFSSFYSSFIKTTDGSESPPDNDKEAKHRKLKNITRLSSKIMEHPEEDQTQHGDG, via the exons ATGGAAGGCGAGTCAACAGAGTCCACACAAAACACCAAGGTGTCCGATTCGGCCTACTccaacagctgcagcaacagtcAGTCGCAGCGCAG TGGCAGTTCAAAGTCCATGCTAAGCGGTAGCCACTCGTCGGGCAGCAGCGGCTATGGGGGCAAGCCCTCAATACAGACTAGTAGCAGCGACATGGCCATAAAGCGCAACAAGGAGAAGTCgcgcaagaagaagaaggccaAATGCACACAAGCTCAAGCGACCATCAGTTCGTCGCTGGAGGGAGCCGAAGAGCAGCCGCACTCCAGCAGCACAGCCTGCGACCAGAAAATCCTGCATGTGCTGGCGACCACACAGCAGCTGGGCGACCAGCCGTCCTCGTTGGACCATAAGCTTGGCGAGCAGCTGGAGGCAAGGCACAATTGCGGGGTCGGCAAGGCGGAGCAGCCCCAGTCCTTTTCGCTACCCTGTCCCCTCTCTGTGTCCACCCTGATGCCGGGCATCGGCGTTTGCCATGGCGGCAACGCACCAGGCGGCAAGTGGGAGAAGACCTTTGAGTCCTGCAAGCTGGACACGGGCCCGGCTAAGACGGAGCGCGTGAAGGAGGACAGCTTCTGCTGTGTGATCTCAATGCACGACGGCATCGTGCTCTATACCACGCCCAGTATCACGGACGTGCTGGGCTTTCCGCGTGATATGTGGCTAGGCCGCTCCTTCATCGACTTTGTGCACACCAAGGACCGGGCTACGTTCGCCAGCCAGATCACCACGGGTATTCCCATTGCAGAGTCGCGCTGCAGCATGCCCAAAGATGCCAGGAGCACTTTCTGCGTGATGCTGCGCCAGTATCGGGGCCTACAGACCAGCGGCTACGGAGTGATCGGCCGGTCCGTGAACTACGAGCCCTTCCGCCTGGGAATGTCATTCCGCGAGGCGCCCGAGGAAGAGCGTTCCGACAACTACATGGTCGCAAATAGCAGCAACATGCTGCTCGTCATTTGTGCTACCCCCATCAAGAGCAGCTACAGAG TTCCCGAGGAGATCCATTCGCAGAGGAGCCCCAAATTCGCCATCCGCCATACGGCCGCCGGCATCATCTCGCACGTGGACAGCGCGGCGGTGAGTGCTTTGGGCTACCTTCCGCAGGACCTAATGGGCCGATCCATCATGGACCTCTACCACCACGATGACCTCCCCGTCATTAAAGAGATATACGAGTCTGTCATGAAGAAAGGCCAAACGGCCGGCGCCTCCTTCTGCAGCAAGCCCTATCGCTTCCTCATTCAAAACGGCTGCTACATCCTTCTAGAGACGGAGTGGAGCAGTTTCGTGAACCCTTGGTCACGTAAGCTCGAGTTTGTCGTCGGCCATCATCGTGTGTTTCAGG GTCCGAAGATATGTAACGTTTTCGAGACGCCGCCCAACTCGGAACCGAAGATCGCGGAGGAGTTGCAGAACAAGAACACACGCATTAAGGAGGAAATCGTGAATTTACTGGCCGAGAAAGTCTCTCGACCCTCGGACACGGTCAAGCAGGAGGTGTCGCGCCGGTGCCAAGCCCTGGCCAGCTTCATGGAGACACTTATGGACGAGGTGTCGCGTGCGGACCTTAAGCTGGAGCTGCCGCACGAGAACGAGCTGACTGTGTCAGAGCGGGACAGCGTCATGTTGGGTGAAATCTCGCCCCACCATGACTACTATGACAGTAAGAGTTCCATTGAGACGCCACCCAGCTACAATCAACTAAACTATAACGAGAACCTGCTGCGTTTTTTTAACAGCAAGCCTGTCACTGCACCCGTGGAAGTCGACCCGCCAAAAGTGGGGTCCTCGGATGTGAGCAGCACCCGCGAGGATGCCCGCAGCACGCTTAGCCCCCTGAACGGCTTCGAGGGCAGTGGCGCCAGTGGCTCCTCAGGCCACTTGACCAGCGGCAGCAATATACACATGAGTAGTGCGACCAACACAAGCAATGCTGGAACGGGCACTGGTACGGTCACGGGAACCGGCACAATAATAGCCACCTCCGGGACCGGCACTGTCACCTGCGCCTCCGGCAACATGGACGCCAACACCTCTGCGGCCTTCAACATTGCCGCCAACACCTCTGCCGCCGACAACTTTGGCGCCGATACCTCTGCCGCTGACACCTCTGGCGCCGACACCTCTGCTGCTGACAACTATGCAGTCGACAACTATGGCCCCGGCAACTTTGGCGCTGAAAACTCTTGCGCCGATAACTCTGGCGCCGAAAACTCATGCGCAGATAACTCTGGCGTCGATAACTCCCGGCCCGATAACTCTGGGGCCGATAACTCTGCGGCCGATAACTTTGGGCCCGACAATTCCGGGGCCGACAATTCCGGCGCCGACAATTCCGGGCCCGACAACACTGGACCCGACAATTCCGGCGCCGAAAACTCTCGGGCCGAAAACTCTCGGGCCGAAAACTCTCGAGCCGATAACTCTAGACCCGACCACCCTAGACCCGACATCTCTGGCGCCAGCAATTCTCGACCCGACAAAACTGGACCCGACAAGTCGGGCGCCGAAAACTCTGCCTCTGGATCGGGATCGGGCACCTCCGGCAACGAAGGTCCCTCCAGTGGTGGGCAGGACACCAGAACCACCGCTGGGACTCCCGATTCCCCGCCCGTCTCACTCACCGAGTCGCTTCTGAACAAGCACAACGACGAGATGGAGAAGTTCATGCTGAAGAAGCATCGAGAGTCACGCGGGGACCGCCGTACCGTCgaaaagaacaagaacaagacgACCAACACAATCGACTCGCTGAAGATACTCGAGTACAGCAGCACTGGTCCCGGCCACGGCACCAAGCGCGGCGGGTCCTACTCTTGGGAGGGCGAGGGTAACAAGCCCAAGCAGCAGCCCACTCTTAACAGTGTGGGCGTGGGAACGGGTGCGCCCGAGGCTCCCATCCCACCTGTCCACCCCACTCACACCACTCACACGGCCATCGCCCAGAGCAGCTTCTCGGCACAGCAAAGTCTCTTCCCCACCTTCTACTATATTCCAGCCACCCCGCTAGCCGCCTCCACGCCTGCACCGGGTGCGCTTAGCCCCACGCCCCGCAACCAAAAGCACCATCACCATGCCCATCAGCATGCCCCGAAGGTCCCAGATCAGGCAAGCACCTCACAGCAGGCGGCGGGACCAGCCGCAATACCTCTCCAGTACGTGGCCGGGGTGATGTATCCGCACCCGTCGCTCTTCTACACGCACCCGGCGGCGGCAGCCGCCACGGCCATGATGTACCAGCCCATGCCCTTTCCCGGAATAGCCAATGCAATGCAGCTTCCGGAGCAGCCTAGCACCTCGCAGTCCAACTACAGCAAGACCGTCTTCTCG ACTCAACAGGTCATAGTGGCGCCGCCGACGATAACAACGAcaacggcgacgacgacgcccAAAACACAGGGAGCCTTCCACTCGATCACACCCGCCCAGCTGCAACGCCCGTCGTCACAGGACACATCGGTCAAGACGGAGCCCGCCTCGAATGCCACACCGTCACATTCGTCCAACAAAAAGAAGGCCAACTCGCCCATCGCCTCCGGTATAGGCGACTACAACTCCAACCAGGCTTGCTCCAGAAATCGAGCAAACGTGAAG AAATACACAGACAGCAATGGAAACAGCGACGACATGGACGGCTCTAGCTTCTCGTCCTTCTACTCATCGTTCATCAAGACCACTGATGGCTCCGAAAGTCCGCCCGATAACGACAAAGAGGCCAAACACCGCAAGTTGAAG AATATAACCCGGTTGAGCAGCAAGATAATGGAGCACCCGGAAGAGGACCAAACCCAGCACGGAGATGGATAG
- the per gene encoding period circadian protein isoform X2 codes for MEGESTESTQNTKVSDSAYSNSCSNSQSQRSGSSKSMLSGSHSSGSSGYGGKPSIQTSSSDMAIKRNKEKSRKKKKAKCTQAQATISSSLEGAEEQPHSSSTACDQKILHVLATTQQLGDQPSSLDHKLGEQLEARHNCGVGKAEQPQSFSLPCPLSVSTLMPGIGVCHGGNAPGGKWEKTFESCKLDTGPAKTERVKEDSFCCVISMHDGIVLYTTPSITDVLGFPRDMWLGRSFIDFVHTKDRATFASQITTGIPIAESRCSMPKDARSTFCVMLRQYRGLQTSGYGVIGRSVNYEPFRLGMSFREAPEEERSDNYMVANSSNMLLVICATPIKSSYRVPEEIHSQRSPKFAIRHTAAGIISHVDSAAVSALGYLPQDLMGRSIMDLYHHDDLPVIKEIYESVMKKGQTAGASFCSKPYRFLIQNGCYILLETEWSSFVNPWSRKLEFVVGHHRVFQGPKICNVFETPPNSEPKIAEELQNKNTRIKEEIVNLLAEKVSRPSDTVKQEVSRRCQALASFMETLMDEVSRADLKLELPHENELTVSERDSVMLGEISPHHDYYDSKSSIETPPSYNQLNYNENLLRFFNSKPVTAPVEVDPPKVGSSDVSSTREDARSTLSPLNGFEGSGASGSSGHLTSGSNIHMSSATNTSNAGTGTGTVTGTGTIIATSGTGTVTCASGNMDANTSAAFNIAANTSAADNFGADTSAADTSGADTSAADNYAVDNYGPGNFGAENSCADNSGAENSCADNSGVDNSRPDNSGADNSAADNFGPDNSGADNSGADNSGPDNTGPDNSGAENSRAENSRAENSRADNSRPDHPRPDISGASNSRPDKTGPDKSGAENSASGSGSGTSGNEGPSSGGQDTRTTAGTPDSPPVSLTESLLNKHNDEMEKFMLKKHRESRGDRRTVEKNKNKTTNTIDSLKILEYSSTGPGHGTKRGGSYSWEGEGNKPKQQPTLNSVGVGTGAPEAPIPPVHPTHTTHTAIAQSSFSAQQSLFPTFYYIPATPLAASTPAPGALSPTPRNQKHHHHAHQHAPKVPDQASTSQQAAGPAAIPLQYVAGVMYPHPSLFYTHPAAAAATAMMYQPMPFPGIANAMQLPEQPSTSQSNYSKTVFSTQQVIVAPPTITTTTATTTPKTQGAFHSITPAQLQRPSSQDTSVKTEPASNATPSHSSNKKKANSPIASGIGDYNSNQACSRNRANVKTAMETATTWTALASRPSTHRSSRPLMAPKVRPITTKRPNTAS; via the exons ATGGAAGGCGAGTCAACAGAGTCCACACAAAACACCAAGGTGTCCGATTCGGCCTACTccaacagctgcagcaacagtcAGTCGCAGCGCAG TGGCAGTTCAAAGTCCATGCTAAGCGGTAGCCACTCGTCGGGCAGCAGCGGCTATGGGGGCAAGCCCTCAATACAGACTAGTAGCAGCGACATGGCCATAAAGCGCAACAAGGAGAAGTCgcgcaagaagaagaaggccaAATGCACACAAGCTCAAGCGACCATCAGTTCGTCGCTGGAGGGAGCCGAAGAGCAGCCGCACTCCAGCAGCACAGCCTGCGACCAGAAAATCCTGCATGTGCTGGCGACCACACAGCAGCTGGGCGACCAGCCGTCCTCGTTGGACCATAAGCTTGGCGAGCAGCTGGAGGCAAGGCACAATTGCGGGGTCGGCAAGGCGGAGCAGCCCCAGTCCTTTTCGCTACCCTGTCCCCTCTCTGTGTCCACCCTGATGCCGGGCATCGGCGTTTGCCATGGCGGCAACGCACCAGGCGGCAAGTGGGAGAAGACCTTTGAGTCCTGCAAGCTGGACACGGGCCCGGCTAAGACGGAGCGCGTGAAGGAGGACAGCTTCTGCTGTGTGATCTCAATGCACGACGGCATCGTGCTCTATACCACGCCCAGTATCACGGACGTGCTGGGCTTTCCGCGTGATATGTGGCTAGGCCGCTCCTTCATCGACTTTGTGCACACCAAGGACCGGGCTACGTTCGCCAGCCAGATCACCACGGGTATTCCCATTGCAGAGTCGCGCTGCAGCATGCCCAAAGATGCCAGGAGCACTTTCTGCGTGATGCTGCGCCAGTATCGGGGCCTACAGACCAGCGGCTACGGAGTGATCGGCCGGTCCGTGAACTACGAGCCCTTCCGCCTGGGAATGTCATTCCGCGAGGCGCCCGAGGAAGAGCGTTCCGACAACTACATGGTCGCAAATAGCAGCAACATGCTGCTCGTCATTTGTGCTACCCCCATCAAGAGCAGCTACAGAG TTCCCGAGGAGATCCATTCGCAGAGGAGCCCCAAATTCGCCATCCGCCATACGGCCGCCGGCATCATCTCGCACGTGGACAGCGCGGCGGTGAGTGCTTTGGGCTACCTTCCGCAGGACCTAATGGGCCGATCCATCATGGACCTCTACCACCACGATGACCTCCCCGTCATTAAAGAGATATACGAGTCTGTCATGAAGAAAGGCCAAACGGCCGGCGCCTCCTTCTGCAGCAAGCCCTATCGCTTCCTCATTCAAAACGGCTGCTACATCCTTCTAGAGACGGAGTGGAGCAGTTTCGTGAACCCTTGGTCACGTAAGCTCGAGTTTGTCGTCGGCCATCATCGTGTGTTTCAGG GTCCGAAGATATGTAACGTTTTCGAGACGCCGCCCAACTCGGAACCGAAGATCGCGGAGGAGTTGCAGAACAAGAACACACGCATTAAGGAGGAAATCGTGAATTTACTGGCCGAGAAAGTCTCTCGACCCTCGGACACGGTCAAGCAGGAGGTGTCGCGCCGGTGCCAAGCCCTGGCCAGCTTCATGGAGACACTTATGGACGAGGTGTCGCGTGCGGACCTTAAGCTGGAGCTGCCGCACGAGAACGAGCTGACTGTGTCAGAGCGGGACAGCGTCATGTTGGGTGAAATCTCGCCCCACCATGACTACTATGACAGTAAGAGTTCCATTGAGACGCCACCCAGCTACAATCAACTAAACTATAACGAGAACCTGCTGCGTTTTTTTAACAGCAAGCCTGTCACTGCACCCGTGGAAGTCGACCCGCCAAAAGTGGGGTCCTCGGATGTGAGCAGCACCCGCGAGGATGCCCGCAGCACGCTTAGCCCCCTGAACGGCTTCGAGGGCAGTGGCGCCAGTGGCTCCTCAGGCCACTTGACCAGCGGCAGCAATATACACATGAGTAGTGCGACCAACACAAGCAATGCTGGAACGGGCACTGGTACGGTCACGGGAACCGGCACAATAATAGCCACCTCCGGGACCGGCACTGTCACCTGCGCCTCCGGCAACATGGACGCCAACACCTCTGCGGCCTTCAACATTGCCGCCAACACCTCTGCCGCCGACAACTTTGGCGCCGATACCTCTGCCGCTGACACCTCTGGCGCCGACACCTCTGCTGCTGACAACTATGCAGTCGACAACTATGGCCCCGGCAACTTTGGCGCTGAAAACTCTTGCGCCGATAACTCTGGCGCCGAAAACTCATGCGCAGATAACTCTGGCGTCGATAACTCCCGGCCCGATAACTCTGGGGCCGATAACTCTGCGGCCGATAACTTTGGGCCCGACAATTCCGGGGCCGACAATTCCGGCGCCGACAATTCCGGGCCCGACAACACTGGACCCGACAATTCCGGCGCCGAAAACTCTCGGGCCGAAAACTCTCGGGCCGAAAACTCTCGAGCCGATAACTCTAGACCCGACCACCCTAGACCCGACATCTCTGGCGCCAGCAATTCTCGACCCGACAAAACTGGACCCGACAAGTCGGGCGCCGAAAACTCTGCCTCTGGATCGGGATCGGGCACCTCCGGCAACGAAGGTCCCTCCAGTGGTGGGCAGGACACCAGAACCACCGCTGGGACTCCCGATTCCCCGCCCGTCTCACTCACCGAGTCGCTTCTGAACAAGCACAACGACGAGATGGAGAAGTTCATGCTGAAGAAGCATCGAGAGTCACGCGGGGACCGCCGTACCGTCgaaaagaacaagaacaagacgACCAACACAATCGACTCGCTGAAGATACTCGAGTACAGCAGCACTGGTCCCGGCCACGGCACCAAGCGCGGCGGGTCCTACTCTTGGGAGGGCGAGGGTAACAAGCCCAAGCAGCAGCCCACTCTTAACAGTGTGGGCGTGGGAACGGGTGCGCCCGAGGCTCCCATCCCACCTGTCCACCCCACTCACACCACTCACACGGCCATCGCCCAGAGCAGCTTCTCGGCACAGCAAAGTCTCTTCCCCACCTTCTACTATATTCCAGCCACCCCGCTAGCCGCCTCCACGCCTGCACCGGGTGCGCTTAGCCCCACGCCCCGCAACCAAAAGCACCATCACCATGCCCATCAGCATGCCCCGAAGGTCCCAGATCAGGCAAGCACCTCACAGCAGGCGGCGGGACCAGCCGCAATACCTCTCCAGTACGTGGCCGGGGTGATGTATCCGCACCCGTCGCTCTTCTACACGCACCCGGCGGCGGCAGCCGCCACGGCCATGATGTACCAGCCCATGCCCTTTCCCGGAATAGCCAATGCAATGCAGCTTCCGGAGCAGCCTAGCACCTCGCAGTCCAACTACAGCAAGACCGTCTTCTCG ACTCAACAGGTCATAGTGGCGCCGCCGACGATAACAACGAcaacggcgacgacgacgcccAAAACACAGGGAGCCTTCCACTCGATCACACCCGCCCAGCTGCAACGCCCGTCGTCACAGGACACATCGGTCAAGACGGAGCCCGCCTCGAATGCCACACCGTCACATTCGTCCAACAAAAAGAAGGCCAACTCGCCCATCGCCTCCGGTATAGGCGACTACAACTCCAACCAGGCTTGCTCCAGAAATCGAGCAAACGTGAAG ACAGCAATGGAAACAGCGACGACATGGACGGCTCTAGCTTCTCGTCCTTCTACTCATCGTTCATCAAGACCACTGATGGCTCCGAAAGTCCGCCCGATAACGACAAAGAGGCCAAACACCGCAAGTTGA